In Paenibacillus sonchi, the genomic stretch CGCTCTACTGCATCTCTGTCCCAATAATTCTTTAAGCTGATTAACAAATTGTCCCAGCTCCTTTCAGCAAAAATACAAGGAATAATAAATAGCATGAAGCAATCCGCTGCTTATAATTCGAGAAAGAAAAGACCGCTTCCGGTGTGGAAGCAGCCTTTTCCCTAATGCAGGCTATTAGTGGAAATGATTATACGTTCGCCAATGCCTTGTCGAATTGGGTTTTGTTCATGCCGACGATCTTGAAGTCGCCAATGACGGTGACTGGCACAGCTCTCATCCCCATATCCCAAACCTGCTGGGCATAATCATCATTCTGTTCAATGTTGCGCTCCTCGTAGGAGATGCCCTTCTCGCTCAGGAAGCTTTTGACCTGACGGCAATGCGGACAGTTGGTTGAAGTGTACACAATTACATTTTCCATAGTAAAATCTCCTCCTAAAAGTTTTGTGAGCCTTGCTTCCTGAATCAGCTTCGTACAAAACTCGCTTCGGAAGCATAGTCCAAGTTTTGTGAGCGTTGCTAATATATCAATGTTCTATATTGTAGCACTACAGTTCCTGTTATACCAAGTTAGGTGTTACAGAATTACCGCGCTGTGCTCCAGGCTCTCAATGTACTTCTCGGCATCAATAGCAGCCATACATCCGCTGCCTGCTGCGGTAATCGCTTGTTTGTAACGGGTATCCTGCACATCTCCGCAAGCGAATACGCCGGGAATGTTGGTTTCCGAGGTGCCTGGATTCGTCACGATATAGCCATTCGCATCCGTTGTAATCTGTCCGCCCAGGAACGCTGTGTTCGGATGGTGCCCGATAGCGACGAATACACCGCTGGCTTCAATGAACTCTTCTTCTCCGGTCACATTGTTAAGCACCTTAATGCCGTTCACGCCTCTGTCGCCGGAAGTCACTTCCAGCGGGGTGCGGTTGAGGCTCCAGGCCACCTTTTCGTTGTCGCGGACGCGGTCCTGCATGATTTTAGAGGCACGCAGCTCTTCACGGCGGTGAACAAGGGTTACTTTTGAAGCAAAACGGGTCAGAAAGCCTGCTTCCTCCAGCGCTGAATCACCGCCGCCAACCACTACGATCTCCTTGCCGCGGAAGAAAAAGCCATCGCAGGTCGCACAAGTGCTGACACCGCGTCCGATGTTGTCCTGCTCACCCGGAATACCCAGGTATTTGGCCGTTGCACCCGTCGACAGAATCAAGGTATCCGTAGTCAGCGCGCCCATTCCTTCCACATTGAGCTTAAACGGACGCTCGCCCAGTTCTACACTGTTGACCCAGCCTGTCACAAACTTGGCACCGAAGCGTTCAGCCTGCTTGCGCATATTGTCCATCAGTTCCGGACCCATGATCCCGTCAGGAAACCCCGGAAAGTTCTCTACTTCAGTAGTTGTGGTAAGCTGGCCTCCCGGCTGAGGACCTTCAATAACCAACGGATTCAGATTGGCCCGGGCCAAGTAGATGGCTGCAG encodes the following:
- a CDS encoding glutaredoxin family protein, coding for MENVIVYTSTNCPHCRQVKSFLSEKGISYEERNIEQNDDYAQQVWDMGMRAVPVTVIGDFKIVGMNKTQFDKALANV
- the trxB gene encoding thioredoxin-disulfide reductase; its protein translation is MYKSIIIGTGPAGLTAAIYLARANLNPLVIEGPQPGGQLTTTTEVENFPGFPDGIMGPELMDNMRKQAERFGAKFVTGWVNSVELGERPFKLNVEGMGALTTDTLILSTGATAKYLGIPGEQDNIGRGVSTCATCDGFFFRGKEIVVVGGGDSALEEAGFLTRFASKVTLVHRREELRASKIMQDRVRDNEKVAWSLNRTPLEVTSGDRGVNGIKVLNNVTGEEEFIEASGVFVAIGHHPNTAFLGGQITTDANGYIVTNPGTSETNIPGVFACGDVQDTRYKQAITAAGSGCMAAIDAEKYIESLEHSAVIL